The genomic stretch AAGAGCAGCTGGCCGCTGCGCAGGAGAAGCTGCGCCGCCTGCTGATCCCACGCGACCCCGACGACGCCCGAGACGTCATCCTGGAGGTCAAGGCTGGCGAAGGCGGCGACGAGGCAGCGCTCTTTGCCGCCGACCTGGTCCGCATGTACACCCGCTACGCGGACTCGCGCGGCTGGAAGACGGAAATCATCTCCGCCACCGAGTCCGACCTTGGCGGCTACAAGGACATCTCCATCGCCGTCAAGGGCCGTTCCAACGACCCCGCCGAGGGTGTCTTTGCCCGCCTCAAGTTTGAAGGCGGCGTGCACCGTGTGCAGCGCGTGCCGGCCACCGAAAGCCAAGGGCGCATCCACACCTCGGCCGCCGGTGTGCTGGTCCTGCCCGAAGTGGATGAGCCGGAGGAGGTTGACATCAGCCAGAACGACCTCAAGATTGACGTCTACCGCTCCTCGGGACCGGGCGGGCAGTCGGTCAACACCACCGACTCCGCCGTGCGCATCACGCACCTTCCCACGGGCATCGTGGTGGCCATGCAGAACGAGAAATCGCAGCTGCAAAACCGTGAAGCCGGCATGCGCGTGCTCCGTGCCCGCATCCTGGCCCACCAGCAGGCCATCATTGACGCGGAAAACTCCGCCACCCGCAAGTCGCAGATCCGCACCATGGACCGCTCGGAGCGCATCCGCACCTACAACTACCCGGAAAACCGGATCGCCGACCACCGCACTGGCTACAAGGCCTACAACCTTGACGCCGTCATGAACGGTGACCTGGAACCTGTGGTGCAGTCGGCCATTGAGATGGACGAGCAGGCCCGATTGGACGCCATTGGCGACTAACGACGTGTCCTTGGACTCGCCTGTTTCCCTGGCTGACGCAGTGAAGGGCGCGACGGCGGTTCTTGCGGACGCCGGGGTGCCCTCGCCGGCGGTGGATGCGCAGCTTTTGGCGGCGCACCTGTTGGGCGTTGGCCGTGGCGAGCTGGCGGCCATGCTGTTCGGCTCGGCCGCGGCGCCGGCGGGCTACGATGCACTCGTCGCCCGCCGCGCCGCCCGCGAACCGCTGCAGCACATCACCGGAGTGGCGTATTTCCGGCACCTGGAGTTGTCTGTCGGCAAGGGCGTCTTTGTCCCCCGGCCGGAGACGGAATCCGTGGTCCAGCTGGCACTTGATGTATTAACACGCATGAGCCAGGAACGCGAAGGCGGGTTGTCCGCCGTCGATCTTGGGACAGGGTCCGGCGCCATTGCCGCCTCCCTGGCCACGGAGGCCGCCGGGGTGCGGGTCCATGCGGTGGAGCTTAGCGACGACGCCTTCCCGTGGGCGCAGCGCAACCTTGCCGGCACAGGCGCCACCCTGGTCCACGGCGACATGCGTGATGCGCTCCATGAGCTCGACGGAACAGTGGATGTGGTGGTGTCCAACCCGCCTTACATCCCGGCCGACGCCATTCCGCGGGACCTGGAAGTTCGGCTGCACGATCCGCACATGGCCCTGTACGGCGGGGGAGCGGACGGCATGGAGATGCCAACTGCCGCGGCTGCCACGGCGGCCCGGCTGCTGCGTCCCGGAGGATACTTCGTCATGGAGCATGCCGAGGTGCAGGCGGCGCAGATGGCCGCTCTGCTGGAAGGCAGCGGGGCATGGGAGAATGTTCGCAGCCACGTGGACCTGACGGGTCGGGACCGTGCAACGAGCGGCTGGCGCCGCTAGGCAGGGCGCCACAAGCAAGGGTGTTTGGCCAGGTGCATTCAACTGTGGACGCGCCATGATGAAAGAATGTAAAACGTGAGTACCACTTCCTATAACTGCACCAATGATGAGCAGCGCGCTGCGGCATTGGAACACGCCCAAAAAGCCATTGCGGCCAAGCAATTGGTTGTCATGCCCACGGACACCGTCTACGGCGTTGCCGCTGATGCGTTCTCGCCGCAGGCCGTGGCCACGCTGCTGGCTGCCAAGGGCCGCGGGCGGAACATGCCGCCGCCCGTGCTGATCCCGCGCATCGGCACCATGGAGGGGCTCGCCGTCGACATTCCCGACGATGCACGCAAGCTCGCCGAGAAGTACTGGCCCGGACCGCTGACCTTGATTTTCCATGCACAGCCCACGCTGGACTGGGACCTGGGCGACACCGTGGGCACGGTTGCCCTGCGAGTCCCCGACGACCAGCTTGCCCTGGACCTGCTGACTTTGACCGGCCCGCTGGCCGTGTCCAGCGCGAACCGCACGGGGCAGGCCGCAGCCCAGACCGCCTCCGAGGCGCGCGTGCAGCTCGCGGAATCCGTGGAGGTGTACCTCGAGGGCGGTTTCCGGCCGCTGGAGGGGACCGACCCCACCCCGTCCACGATCGTCGATGCCACGGGCCTGCGCCTGCGGGTGGTGCGCGAGGGTGCCATCTCCCTCGAGGACATCAAGCGCATGATCCCCAGCGCCCTGGGCCCGGACGTCGAACCTGAAATTTGGGAGCCCGCCAACCTGGCCAAGGCGGAGCCGGCAGCTGAAGGGCAGGAGGCTGATGCGGCCGACGACGGTGCTGCCGCGACTGCCGCCGAGGGTGACGCCCCTGCGGAACCATCCGCAGACACTGGCGACACCGCCGCGGACGATGAAACGGCTGCAGAAGCCCCCGCCGATGCAGAGGATGCAGACGGTGACGAAGCCGATTCTGGCGCTGCAGCGACAGAAGAAGAGCCCGAGCCCGTGACCCTGTCCAAGGAGAACCCGGCGAACGCTGCTTCATAGGCGCAACTTCTGCGCAGGGGCACAGCAATCGGGGTCCCGGGACGGATCCATCCTTTGTGAGCCTGAAGGCGTGGAGCCCTGGATCGCAGCCGCCACCCACTGCACCTGCGTACGGTTAATGGCGAATGGTGCGCAACTCCAAGAGTTGCGCACCATTCGCCATTAACCACACGCAGACTTGGTGGAAATCGCGGTAGCGCGATGGGCGGCAGGCCCAAATGGTGTGGGAGCTAGCGCAGCCCGTTGGCCCGCCGGGCATCCTCCAAGACGGCGCGCACGGCGGGGGCGGGGACCAGCCCGGCAGATTCGGCCCAGCCCGGGACCTGCTCCTGTCCAA from Arthrobacter stackebrandtii encodes the following:
- the prfA gene encoding peptide chain release factor 1 → MFESIHGLLDEHAELQMRLSEPEVHADQALARKLGRRYAELSNVVEGYHQVESLGDDLEAAREMASEDAEFAAEVPVLEEQLAAAQEKLRRLLIPRDPDDARDVILEVKAGEGGDEAALFAADLVRMYTRYADSRGWKTEIISATESDLGGYKDISIAVKGRSNDPAEGVFARLKFEGGVHRVQRVPATESQGRIHTSAAGVLVLPEVDEPEEVDISQNDLKIDVYRSSGPGGQSVNTTDSAVRITHLPTGIVVAMQNEKSQLQNREAGMRVLRARILAHQQAIIDAENSATRKSQIRTMDRSERIRTYNYPENRIADHRTGYKAYNLDAVMNGDLEPVVQSAIEMDEQARLDAIGD
- the prmC gene encoding peptide chain release factor N(5)-glutamine methyltransferase — its product is MSLDSPVSLADAVKGATAVLADAGVPSPAVDAQLLAAHLLGVGRGELAAMLFGSAAAPAGYDALVARRAAREPLQHITGVAYFRHLELSVGKGVFVPRPETESVVQLALDVLTRMSQEREGGLSAVDLGTGSGAIAASLATEAAGVRVHAVELSDDAFPWAQRNLAGTGATLVHGDMRDALHELDGTVDVVVSNPPYIPADAIPRDLEVRLHDPHMALYGGGADGMEMPTAAAATAARLLRPGGYFVMEHAEVQAAQMAALLEGSGAWENVRSHVDLTGRDRATSGWRR
- a CDS encoding L-threonylcarbamoyladenylate synthase — encoded protein: MSTTSYNCTNDEQRAAALEHAQKAIAAKQLVVMPTDTVYGVAADAFSPQAVATLLAAKGRGRNMPPPVLIPRIGTMEGLAVDIPDDARKLAEKYWPGPLTLIFHAQPTLDWDLGDTVGTVALRVPDDQLALDLLTLTGPLAVSSANRTGQAAAQTASEARVQLAESVEVYLEGGFRPLEGTDPTPSTIVDATGLRLRVVREGAISLEDIKRMIPSALGPDVEPEIWEPANLAKAEPAAEGQEADAADDGAAATAAEGDAPAEPSADTGDTAADDETAAEAPADAEDADGDEADSGAAATEEEPEPVTLSKENPANAAS